Proteins from a genomic interval of Argopecten irradians isolate NY unplaced genomic scaffold, Ai_NY scaffold_0533, whole genome shotgun sequence:
- the LOC138312938 gene encoding LOW QUALITY PROTEIN: protein transport protein Sec31A-like (The sequence of the model RefSeq protein was modified relative to this genomic sequence to represent the inferred CDS: deleted 1 base in 1 codon) produces MRVKEIERTANVAWSPTTQYPIYMVAGTAAQQLDATFSTSAALEVYSLNLADPTLNMPLVSTIPSDCRFHKLVWGSHGMSTEAGGSGFIVGGTDNGGRSVKALDFNPFQTNLLATGASDSEIHIWDLNKPDSPMTPGAKSQASELDLTTPPEEVACVAWNQQVQHILASTFTARCVVWDLRKNEPIIKISESMSRMKSKSVAWHPEVATQLCLSSEDDHTPVIQLWDLRYATSPVKVLENHKRGVLDIAWCAQDSDLLLSCGKDNRILCWNPNSSKPDGEVVYEVPTSTQWSFDVQWCPRNPGIISSSSFDGHVTMYSLMGGGHPVHQCNKVADSFNTNDPFAQGAASQQSQQGDVMPLQKPPKWLRRPCGASFAFGGKLVSFEVAKTMPQQPASPREVNISQVVTETDLITSSSQLEQALMNGQYVEFCAMKAANCQDTMQESIWNFLRVNFEKEPREHYIQLLGYDKTDLAKKRFLRTVEYK; encoded by the exons ATGAGAGTAAAAGAGATAGAGCGGACGGCCAATGTGGCATGGTCGCCTACCACACAGTACCCTATCTACATGGTGGCTGGGACGGCGGCACAGCAGCTTGATGCCACATTCAG cACGTCTGCAGCTTTGGAGGTGTACAGTCTCAACTTGGCTGATCCCACACTCAATATGCCACTGGTATCTACTATCCCATCCGACTGCAG ATTTCACAAGCTTGTTTGGGGTTCCCATGGCATGTCCACAGAGGCTGGAGGTTCGGGGTTTATCGTCGGCGGAACAGATAACGGAG GTCGATCCGTCAAAGCTCTCGATTTCAACCCATTTCAG ACAAACTTGTTAGCTACAGGTGCCTCAGATTCCGAGATCCACATTTGGGATTTAAACAAACCTGACAGCCCAATGACGCCAGGTGCTAAATCACAG GCCAGTGAGTTAGATTTGACGACG ccCCCAGAGGAGGTGGCCTGTGTAGCCTGGAACCAACAAGTACAACACATTCTTGCCTCTACATTCACAGCCCGCTGTGTTGTCTGGGACCTACGTAAAAATGAGCCTATCATCAAGATCAGTGAAAGCATGTCTAGG ATGAAGAGTAAGTCAGTAGCTTGGCACCCAGAAGTAGCCACACAACTGTGTCTGTCCTCGGAGGACGACCATACGCCCGTTATACAGCTGTGGGATCTCCGTTACGCCACATCTCCTGTCAAAGTATTAGAGAATCACAAACG TGGTGTGTTAGATATTGCATGGTGCGCCCAGGATTCCGACCTACTTCTCAGCTGTGGCAAAGATAACAGAATTCTCTGTTGGAATCCTAACAGTAGCAAACCAGATGGAGAG GTTGTATACGAGGTACCAACAAGTACTCAGTGGAGTTTTGACGTCCAGTGGTGCCCTAGGAATCCAGGCATTATATCCAGTTCATCCTTCGACGGTCATGTGACCATGTACTCCCTGATGGGTGGAGGTCATCCGGTACATCAATGTAACAAG GTGGCTGATTCTTTCAATACAAATGACCCATTTGCCCAAGGAGCTGCCAGTCAGCAGTCGCAACAAGGAGATGTGATGCCATTACAAAAACCTCCAAAATGGCTCAGGAGGCCTTGTGGAGCATCGTTTGCT TTTGGTGGCAAACTGGTGTCGTTTGAGGTAGCGAAGACCATGCCGCAGCAGCCAGCATCACCAAGGGAGGTG AATATCAGCCAAGTCGTCACGGAAACAGATCTGATTACATCCTCGTCACAGCTAGAACAGGCCCTGATGAATGGCCAGTATGTCGAATTCTGTGCCATGAAGGCCGCAAACTGTCAAGATACCATGCAAGAAAGCATATGGAACTTTTTAAGG gtgaattttgaaaaagaacCACGGGAACACTACATCCAGTTGCTAGGATACGACAAAACAGACCTGGCTAAAAAG AGATTTCTCCGAACCGTCGAGTATAAGTGA